One Tripterygium wilfordii isolate XIE 37 chromosome 10, ASM1340144v1, whole genome shotgun sequence DNA segment encodes these proteins:
- the LOC120007655 gene encoding probable inactive histone-lysine N-methyltransferase SUVR2, whose amino-acid sequence MAPNPRVTKAFRAMKAIGIAEEKVKPVLKKLLKLYEKNWELIEEENYRVLADAIFDEDDTKECEKNPNGGNDVENFDEESEMHDEPRPLKRSRLRGREGQTSSSPPKVVQDATSPAALVVDRRVDLSSPRASMPRLFSPSNWLEPDMRQPLGVKGKEPLSSQVGPTDRRASNASVYLSKKRKERMAEPGILLLPKQKVLSIHALLKPKDEPFTDVMPQYEVPIAVIHPDSSGKEDSSGQVVSKQGPPASESVARENGSNDGPAPSTETMTPCEPATVLKESPSKLEIASSSMGKVKVSLSCDSVLGRPDFHMPSIDELLQSLEEKCLRSYKIIDPNFSVKNLMKDVCETFLELATDRSNESQPQERIMNIRPAIDILKKSAARDALDIGSKEYNNCITVANTSNGMTDERCFAEAANCCAARGEVKELRESEVADAFSLVVVQQNQLTPDELRLLHDVNDISKGEERVEIPWINEISNNCPPSFHYISQNQIFQNAHVIISLSKIGEKDCCPTCFGDCLSSSISCACAHDTGLNFAYNSDGLIKEEFLEECISISRDPQQQNLSFCQDCPAERPKIDDILERCKGHLKRRYIKECWSKCGCHKLCGNRVVQRGISCKLQVFFTPEGKGWGLRTLQKLPKGAFICEYVGEILTNREFFERYIQGRHAEKLTHPVPLDAYWHLIDDLKEEETLCLDASFYGNVARFINHRCLDANLIEIPVEMETPEHHYYHLALFTTREVDALEELTWDYGVDFDDHGLPGKSFRCQCGSTFCRNIKRSSRSKSLSNAR is encoded by the exons ATGGCGCCAAATCCTAGAGTTACAAAGGCCTTTCGTGCTATGAAAGCTATTGGAATTGCTGAAGAGAAAGTGAAGCCGGTGTTAAAAAAGCTTCTAAAATTGTACGAAAAAAATTGGGAGCTCATTGAAGAGGAGAACTATAGAGTTCTAGCAGATGCAATATTCGATGAGGATGATACTAAG GAATGCGAGAAGAACCCAAATGGTGGCAAT GATGTTGAGAATTTCGATGAAGAATCTGAGATGCATGATGAGCCCCGGCCTTTAAAAAGGTCACGCTTAAGAGGCCGTGAAGGGCAGACTTCCTCCTCTCCCCCTAAAGTGGTACAAGATGCCACTTCTCCTGCTGCTTTGGTGGTAGACCGTAGAGTAGATTTGTCTTCTCCTCGTGCTAGTATGCCTAGATTGTTCTCTCCATCTAATTGGCTTGAACCTGATATGCGTCAACCTCTTGGAGTTAAAGGAAAGGAGCCGCTCTCATCTCAAGTTGGTCCTACGGACAGGAGAGCATCTAATGCATCAGTTTATTTATCTAAAAAGAGGAAAGAGCGTATGGCTGAACCTGGAATTCTTCTTTTGCCCAAACAGAAGGTTCTGAGTATCCATGCTCTACTTAAGCCCAAAGATGAGCCATTTACAGATGTTATGCCACAGTATGAAGTTCCAATTGCGGTGATTCATCCAG attcgtcaggtaaagaagatTCATCAGGTCAGGTTGTTTCAAAGCAGGGACCTCCAGCATCTGAGTCAGTAGCAAGAGAAAATGGAAGCAATGATGGTCCAGCTCCATCAACTGAGACCATGACTCCCTGTGAGCCTGCAACAGTGTTGAAGGAATCACCATCTAAGTTGGAGATTGCCTCTTCATCAATGGGAAAGGTGAAGGTTTCTCTGAGCTGTGACTCTGTTCTTGGAAGGCCTGATTTTCATATGCCTAGTATAGATGAACTTCTACAATCGTTGGAGGAGAAATGTCTTCGGTCGTATAAAATCATTGACCCGAATTTTTCTGTCAAGAATTTGATGAAAGATGTGTGTGAGACCTTCCTGGAATTGGCTACTGACAGATCTAATGAATCACAGCCACAGGAGAGGATAATGAATATAAGGCCTGCAATTGATATTTTGAAGAAATCTGCTGCACGAGATGCACTGGATATTGGGTCCAAGGAATATAATAATTGCATCACTGTGGCCAATACTTCAAATGGAATGACTGATGAACGGTGTTTTGCAGAGGCTGCCAATTGTTGTGCTGCTAGAGGGGAGGTAAAGGAATTGAGAGAGTCAGAGGTGGCGGATGCTTTTAGTTTGGTGGTTGTTCAGCAAAATCAATTAACTCCTGATGAATTGAGATTGCTGCATGACGTTAATGATATATCCAAGGGAGAAGAAAGAGTTGAAATCCCTTGGATAAATGAAATCAGCAATAACTGTCCCCCATCCTTTCACTACATATCCCAGAACCAAATTTTTCAAAATGCCCACGTCATTATCTCTCTTTCTAAAATTGGGGAGAAAGACTGTTGCCCAACTTGTTTCGGTGATTGTTTGTCATCGTCGATTTCTTGTGCTTGTGCGCATGACACTGGTCTTAATTTTGCTTACAATTCAGATGGCCTTATCAAGGAGGAGTTCTTAGAAGAGTGCATCTCTATTTCCCGTGATCCTCAACAACAAAACCTCTCCTTTTGTCAAGATTGCCCGGCCGAAAGACCGAAGATTGATGACATCTTGGAACGGTGCAAAGGTCATTTGAAAAGACGATATATTAAAGAATGTTGGAGCAAATGTGGTTGTCATAAGCTTTGTGGCAATCGAGTGGTGCAACGAGGGATAAGTTGCAAGTTGCAG GTATTCTTTACACCTGAAGGGAAAGGGTGGGGCCTTAGAACTCTACAGAAACTGCCAAAGGGTGCCTTTATCTGCGAGTATGTTGGAGAAATACTCACCAACAGAGAGTTCTTCGAGCGGTACATCCAGGGTCGACATGCAGAAAAGCTCACGCATCCTGTTCCACTGGATGCATATTGGCATTTGATAGATGATttaaaggaagaagaaacacTCTGTTTGGATGCATCCTTTTATGGGAATGTTGCCAGATTCATCAACCACAG ATGTTTGGATGCAAACTTGATTGAAATTCCGGTGGAGATGGAAACGCCAGAGCATCACTATTATCAT CTTGCTTTATTCACAACAAGAGaagttgatgccttggaagagCTAACCTGG GATTATGGTGTTGACTTCGATGACCATGGCCTGCCTGGAAAGTCGTTCCGATGCCAATGTGGCAGCACGTTCTGTAGGAACATAAAGCGTTCAAGCA GATCCAAGTCTTTATCAAATGCAAGATGA
- the LOC120007581 gene encoding pre-mRNA-processing factor 39-like — protein MGDSETVVAEASTVTGYSSSAFTSTGYTDANSNATPEAPAYAGYAVPAGNSYNIDANSVGQEAHAPMGYESKQGVGTDGAADYEHGPTEATQPAVYNYSVNGTIDTEAGKGTSAENGNPVDAEQQFVDGSVPAMSTEEEQLWSIVRANSLDFNAWTSLIEETEKVEDNIVKIRKVYDEFLAEFPLCYGYWKKYADHEARIGSMDKVVEVYERAVLGVTYSVDIWLHYCIFAINTYGDPDTIRRLFERGLAYVGTDYLSYPLWDKYIEYEYVREEWSRIAAIYTRILENPNQQLDRYFTSFKEFAASYPLSELRTYEEAAAVADAPSETGGHLNEGDMHPDTAEPTSKPVSAGLTEAEELDKYIAIREEMYEKAKEFDSKIIGFEAAIRRPYFHVRPLNVAELENWHNYLDFIEREGDLNKVVKLYERCLITCANYPEYWIRHVLCMEASGSMDLANNALARASQVFVKRQPEIHIFAARFNEQHGDIPGARAAYQLVHTEISPGLLEATIRHANMEHRLGNLEDAFSLYEQAISIEKGKEHSQTLPLLYAQYSRFVYLVSGNAEKARDILVKATEDLQLSKALLEALIHFESIQPSSKHIDYLDSMVDKFILPSTDSSNLASAVEKEEISSIFIEFLGLYGDAQSIKRAEDRHAKFFLPHRSTSEFRKRHAEDYMASEKAKMAKPYSGAPSPAQSMMGAYPSAQNQWAADYNLQTQAWPPATQAQGQQWAPGYNQPAAYSGYSGYASSYTTPQAPTSQPQTAAYGAYPPTYPVQPAFPQQSYAQPTAAAAASVTAAQQPASVPQAYYGSYY, from the exons ATGGGAGACAGTGAAACTGTAGTTGCTGAGGCATCTACTGTGACTGGGTATTCATCTTCGGCATTCACTTCCACTGGCTATACTGATGCCAATTCAAATGCTACTCCTGAAGCTCCAGCTTATGCAGGCTATGCAGTGCCTGCTGGAAATTCGTATAATATAGATGCTAATTCTGTTGGGCAAGAGGCTCATGCACCTATGGGATATGAGTCTAAGCAAGGTGTCGGAACAGATGGTGCTGCTGATTATGAACATGGGCCCACTGAGGCAACTCAACCTGCTGTCTACAATTATTCTGTAAATGGAACTATTGATACTGAAGCGGGAAAAGGCACGTCAGCTGAGAATGGAAATCCGGTTGATGCTGAGCAACAGTTTGTGGATGGTTCTG ttccAGCTATGTCCACAGAAGAAGAACAATTATGGAGCATTGTGAGGGCTAATTCCTTGGATTTTAATGCTTGGACATCCTTGATTGAGGAGACAGAGAAAGTGGAG GACAACATAGTGAAAATTCGGAAGGTTTATGATGAATTTTTGGCCGAATTTCCTCTATGTTATGGTTACTGGAAGAAGTATGCTGATCATGAGGCACGGATTGgatctatggacaaagttgttGAGGTTTATGAGCGAGCAGTTCTTGGAGTGACTTATTCAGTCGACATTTGGTTGCATTACTgcatatttgccataaatacaTATGGAGATCCAGACACAATCAGAAG GCTTTTTGAACGAGGATTAGCTTATGTGGGAACAGATTACCTCTCATACCCCCTGTGGGATAAATACATTGAGTATGAATATGTGCGAGAGGAGTGGAGCCGCATTGCAGCAATTTACACGCGGATACTAGAGAATCCTAATCAACAGCTTGATCGGTATTTCACCag TTTCAAGGAGTTTGCTGCTAGTTATCCATTGTCAGAATTAAGGACCTATGAGGAAGCTGCTGCTGTAGCAGATGCACCTTCAGAGACTGGTGGCCATTTAAATGAAGGAGATATGCACCCTGATACTGCAGAGCCGACTTCTAAACCTGTAAGTGCTGGGTTAACAGAAGCAGAAGAGTTGGATAAGTATATTGCCATTAGAGAAGAGATGTATGAGAAAGCTAAAGAGTTCGACTCTAAGATCATTGGTTTTGAAGCAGCTATTAGAAGGCCTTACTTCCATGTGCGGCCCCTCAACGTTGCAGAGCTTGAAAATTGGCATAACTATTTGGATTTTATAGAAAGAGAAGGTGACCTCAACAAG GTGGTCAAGTTATATGAACGATGCCTGATTACATGTGCCAACTATCCAGAGTACTGGATACGGCATGTCTTGTGCATGGAAGCCAGTGGAAGTATGGATCTCGCAAATAATGCACTGGCTCGTGCTTCCCAAGTCTTTGTCAAG AGACAGCCTGAGATCCACATTTTTGCTGCTCGATTTAACGAGCAACATGGAGATATACCTGGTGCCCGAGCTGCATATCAACTTGTCCATACTGAAATCTCACCTGGACTTCTCGAAGCAACTATTAGGCATGCTAACATGGAGCACCGACTG GGGAACCTTGAAGATGCCTTCTCTTTATATGAACAGGCCATTTCCATCGAAAAGGGAAAAGAACATTCACAGACATTACCTTTGTTATACGCTCAGTATTCGCGATTTGTTTACCTG GTTTCAGGTAATGCTGAGAAGGCTAGGGATATTCTTGTTAAGGCGACTGAGGATCTACAACTTTCAAAAGCCCTTTTAGAg GCCTTGATACATTTTGAGTCGATCCAGCCATCATCAAAGCACATTGATTATTTAGATTCAATGGTTGATAAGTTCATATTGCCCAGCACAGATAGCTCCAATCTTGCAAGCGCTGTTGAGAAAGAAGAAATATCTAGCATCTTCATCGAG TTCTTGGGTCTATATGGAGATGCACAGTCTATTAAGAGGGCTGAAGATCGGCATGCCAAGTTCTTCTTACCCCACAGAAGCACTTCAGAGTTTAGGAAACGCCACGCGGAGGATTATATGGCTTCAGAGAAAGCAAAGATGGCCAAACCTTACTCTGGTGCTCCTTCACCTGCCCAGTCTATGATGGGTGCATATCCTAGTGCACAAAATCAGTGGGCAGCTGATTATAATTTACAGACTCAAGCTTGGCCGCCAGCAACACAAGCTCAGGGACAACAATGGGCTCCTGGCTACAACCAACCG GCTGCATACAGTGGATATAGTGGTTATGCAAGCAGCTACACTACCCCACAAGCACCAACATCACAGCCACAAACCGCTGCTTATGGTGCTTACCCTCCTACATATCCTGTGCAG CCAGCCTTCCCTCAACAAAGTTATGCACAACCAACTGCTGCTGCGGCTGCTAGTGTCACTGCAGCTCAGCAACCTGCTTCAGTTCCTCAAGCGTATTACGGAAGTTACTACTGA